Proteins co-encoded in one Haloarcula pelagica genomic window:
- a CDS encoding S26 family signal peptidase, with translation MAADDGESEERPGGQRWWRYLRDIVSSVGAVAMVGLFVFAVSGLWPPLVAIESPSMEPNIETGDMVFVMSAERFPGENATHGIVTAAAGTETGYDRFGRGGDVIIYEPDGDERRTPVIHRAMLWVEGGENWYDRADEDALGTADDCAALRYCPAPHAGFITKGDYNGGYDQLGERAISEPVRPEWIVGTAEARASELGWLSLRSSRAETTQRKVDSPAV, from the coding sequence ATGGCAGCCGACGACGGGGAGAGCGAGGAACGGCCGGGCGGCCAGCGGTGGTGGCGCTACCTTCGTGACATCGTCAGCAGCGTCGGAGCCGTCGCGATGGTCGGGCTGTTCGTGTTCGCGGTCAGCGGTCTCTGGCCGCCGCTCGTCGCCATCGAGAGCCCCAGCATGGAGCCGAACATCGAGACGGGAGACATGGTGTTCGTGATGTCGGCCGAACGGTTCCCGGGCGAGAACGCGACCCACGGGATCGTCACGGCCGCGGCGGGAACGGAGACGGGCTACGACCGGTTCGGCCGCGGAGGCGATGTCATCATCTACGAGCCGGACGGGGACGAGCGCCGGACACCGGTCATCCACCGGGCGATGCTGTGGGTCGAGGGCGGCGAGAACTGGTACGACCGCGCCGACGAGGACGCTCTCGGAACCGCCGACGACTGCGCGGCCCTCCGGTACTGTCCGGCCCCCCACGCCGGCTTCATCACCAAGGGCGACTACAACGGCGGCTACGACCAGCTCGGCGAGCGGGCGATCAGCGAACCGGTCCGCCCGGAGTGGATCGTCGGCACCGCGGAGGCACGGGCCTCGGAGCTCGGCTGGCTGAGCCTGCGGTCGTCGCGGGCAGAAACCACACAACGGAAAGTTGATAGCCCGGCTGTGTAA
- a CDS encoding DNA-directed DNA polymerase II small subunit, whose amino-acid sequence MPLETPARIVSELASRGYNAEREAVTRIADAPDPQATLARALETMPPDALKLTADHVDTVRNTGPGDDSPDRSMRSDTPADDPSVSPGTDPPEPTDVGGQSPPETGGSRDVDPTLRAIEVANDMTGHSTGTGEYQDFVTVFRDRYEKLSAHLRGRVNHRPTDAIERMGGNSEAALIGMVSDIRTTASGHWLVELEDTNGTFPCLVMKDRPIADLVQQLLFDEVIAVEGTLADDGGILFVDSLHFPDVPRTHSPSTADRHVQAALISDVHVGSQEFMADAWHRFTDWLHTPEAEHVEYLLIAGDMVEGVGVYPDQDEELDIIDVYEQYEQFSEYLKEVPGDMEIRMIPGNHDAVRLAEPQPGFDEELREIMTAHDAQVHSNPALVTVEGVTVLMYHGVSLDEVIAELPDEEASYEEPHKAMYQLLKKRHVAPQYGGHTRLAPEDRDYLVMEEVPDVFHTGHVHKLGWGKYHNVLALNSGCWQAQTEFQKSVNIDPDAGFAPILDLDTLDMTVRKFA is encoded by the coding sequence GTGCCTCTGGAGACGCCGGCACGCATCGTCAGCGAACTCGCTAGCCGGGGCTACAACGCCGAACGCGAGGCGGTCACCCGGATCGCCGACGCACCGGACCCCCAGGCGACGCTCGCTCGTGCACTAGAAACGATGCCGCCGGACGCGCTGAAACTCACCGCAGACCACGTCGATACGGTCAGAAACACCGGACCGGGCGACGATAGCCCCGATCGCTCGATGCGATCGGACACCCCCGCGGACGACCCCTCTGTTTCACCTGGAACGGACCCGCCCGAACCGACGGACGTGGGGGGGCAGTCTCCACCTGAAACAGGGGGGTCTCGCGATGTCGACCCGACGCTCCGGGCGATCGAAGTCGCGAACGACATGACCGGTCACTCGACGGGGACCGGCGAGTACCAGGACTTCGTGACGGTGTTCCGGGACCGCTACGAGAAGCTCTCCGCGCACCTGCGCGGCCGGGTCAACCACCGACCGACCGACGCCATCGAGCGGATGGGTGGCAACAGCGAAGCGGCGCTCATCGGGATGGTCTCGGACATCAGAACGACCGCGAGCGGCCACTGGCTCGTGGAACTGGAAGACACCAACGGCACCTTCCCCTGTCTGGTGATGAAAGACCGCCCGATCGCCGATCTCGTCCAGCAACTCCTGTTCGACGAGGTCATCGCCGTCGAGGGGACGCTGGCCGACGACGGCGGGATCCTCTTCGTCGACTCCCTGCACTTCCCGGATGTACCCCGGACACACAGCCCGTCGACCGCCGACCGGCACGTCCAGGCGGCGCTGATCTCGGACGTACACGTCGGCAGCCAGGAGTTCATGGCCGACGCCTGGCACCGCTTTACCGACTGGCTCCACACCCCCGAGGCCGAACACGTCGAGTACCTGCTGATCGCGGGCGACATGGTCGAGGGCGTCGGCGTCTACCCCGACCAGGACGAGGAACTGGACATTATCGACGTGTACGAACAGTACGAGCAGTTCTCGGAGTACCTCAAGGAAGTCCCCGGCGACATGGAGATCCGGATGATCCCGGGCAACCACGACGCGGTCCGCCTCGCGGAGCCCCAACCGGGGTTCGACGAGGAACTCCGGGAGATCATGACCGCCCACGACGCGCAGGTCCACTCGAACCCGGCGCTGGTCACCGTCGAGGGCGTCACCGTCCTGATGTACCACGGCGTCTCGCTGGACGAGGTCATCGCCGAACTCCCCGACGAGGAGGCCAGCTACGAGGAGCCACACAAGGCGATGTACCAGTTGCTGAAGAAACGCCACGTCGCGCCGCAGTACGGCGGCCACACCCGCCTGGCCCCGGAGGACCGGGACTACCTCGTCATGGAGGAGGTGCCCGACGTGTTCCACACCGGCCACGTCCACAAACTCGGCTGGGGGAAGTACCACAACGTCCTGGCGCTGAACTCGGGCTGTTGGCAGGCCCAGACGGAGTTCCAGAAGTCCGTCAACATCGACCCCGACGCCGGCTTCGCGCCGATTCTGGACCTCGATACGCTCGACATGACGGTCCGGAAGTTCGCCTGA
- a CDS encoding S26 family signal peptidase encodes MAYVLDILSSVGSVLLVGALLFAVSGVWPPLVAVESSSMEPNVQKGDMVFVMSEQRFAGPQATHGVVTAQQADGYSRFSGGGDVIVYEPNGDERRTPVIHRARLWVDAGENWYDRADETAVGAADNCQELRNCPAPHAGFITKGDNEQTNGAYDQVSGISGVVRPEWVIGTAEMRVPLLGEIRLQWNQAGTAVARVTVGPA; translated from the coding sequence ATGGCCTACGTCCTCGATATCCTGAGCAGCGTCGGCAGCGTCTTGCTGGTCGGTGCCCTGCTGTTCGCGGTCAGCGGCGTCTGGCCCCCGCTCGTCGCTGTGGAGTCGTCCAGCATGGAGCCGAACGTCCAGAAAGGCGACATGGTGTTCGTGATGTCCGAACAGCGCTTCGCCGGCCCCCAGGCCACCCACGGCGTCGTCACCGCCCAGCAGGCAGACGGCTACAGCCGCTTTTCCGGGGGCGGCGATGTCATCGTCTACGAGCCAAACGGGGACGAGCGCCGGACGCCGGTCATCCACCGGGCGCGCCTCTGGGTCGACGCGGGCGAGAACTGGTACGACCGCGCCGACGAGACCGCCGTCGGCGCCGCGGACAACTGCCAGGAGCTGCGGAACTGTCCGGCTCCCCACGCTGGCTTCATCACGAAAGGCGACAACGAGCAGACGAACGGCGCCTACGACCAGGTCAGCGGGATCAGCGGCGTCGTTCGGCCCGAGTGGGTCATCGGAACCGCCGAGATGCGGGTCCCGCTGCTGGGGGAGATCCGTCTCCAGTGGAACCAGGCCGGGACCGCCGTCGCTCGCGTCACCGTCGGTCCCGCTTAG